In the genome of Pempheris klunzingeri isolate RE-2024b chromosome 3, fPemKlu1.hap1, whole genome shotgun sequence, one region contains:
- the dand5 gene encoding DAN domain family member 5 — protein sequence MALLMSLVFLSSWTAVAFTFPHNAFVRRSRVEFESSGSGPDEPVQGMVKVVQLDPRALAQSGFFRRGMTPRKAPALSSRLPFPAFLSHGRPSPALALKTAVSPLHHLHPKSPTEMELKKRQGLQMWQKAINKEEKMAMSLPVNLKDTKQTCTAVPFTQHVTADGCNTVTVHNKLCFGQCSSLFVPSVGEFAELGTRTGALHQRTHCSRCAPSKAHTVAVPLRCGAEVREKRVMVVEECKCETSREEKSAEAAASTQK from the exons ATGGCTCTCCTCATGAGCCTTGTCTTTTTGTCAAGCTGGACAGCTGTAGCTTTTACATTCCCTCACAATGCTTTTGTGAGACGGTCGAGAGTCGAATTTGAATCATCTGGCAGCGGACCAGATGAACCTGTGCAGGGAATGGTTAAGGTTGTGCAGCTGGACCCCCGTGCCCTGGCCCAGTCAGGGTTCTTCAGAAGGGGTATGACCCCCCGAAAAGCCCCCGCCCTCAGCTCCAGATTGCCCTTCCCTGCTTTCTTGTCTCATGGGCGTCCAAGTCCGGCCTTGGCCCTTAAGACCGCGGTGAGTCCACTACACCACCTGCATCCTAAAAGCCCCACTGAGATGGAACTGAAGAAGAGGCAAGGCCTGCAGATGTGGCAGAAAGCCATAAATAAAGAAGAGAAGATGGCCATGTCCCTGCCTGTCAACCTGAAGGACACTAAACAGACGTGCACTGCAGTACCTTTCACTCAG CATGTGACAGCAGATGGATGCAACACAGTAACAGTGCACAACAAGCTGTGTTTCGGTCAGTGCAGCTCCCTGTTTGTCCCATCTGTGGGCGAGTTTGCAGAGCTGGGCACTCGGACAGGGGCCCTCCACCAGCGGACCCACTGCTCCCGCTGCGCCCCATCCAAAGCTCACACAGTGGCTGTGCCCCTGCGCTGTGGAGCCGAGGTCAGGGAGAAGCGAGTGATGGTGGTAGAGGAGTGCAAGTGTGAGACGAGCCGTGAGGAAAAGAGTGCTGAGGCCGCAGCGTCCACTCAAAAATAG
- the tspan34a gene encoding tetraspanin 34a, protein MCCSGFLKIMMFIFNGTIFLAGVAILGVGVWVKVDSGSLLGLLDEVEGAPSGLSQLVNVSYLLMAVGAVLLVIGFLGCCGAVRESRCMLLTFFIIVLIIFLVEVAGAVVLLVFQGLADQLLLGLEDEVRKSIKNEYGNNGSLTSLWDATMEEFQCCGYRNYSDFNGSPFFYTHGGNVYPPTCCNATTTDGICLKKAAELSVMPGCFDKLLQLIEENAVIIAAVALGIAALEIAAMVVSMVLYKNIGTKG, encoded by the exons ATGTGTTGCTCCGGCTTTCTCAAAATTATGATGTTTATCTTCAATGGCACCATCTTT CTGGCAGGTGTCGCCATCCTGGGGGTGGGAGTGTGGGTGAAGGTGGACAGTGGTTCTCTGCTGGGTTTACTGGATGAGGTGGAGGGTGCTCCGTCTGGATTATCCCAGCTGGTCAACGTCAGCTACCTCCTCATGGCAGTGGGTGCTGTGCTGCTGGTCATTGGCTTCCTGGGCTGCTGTGGAGCGGTCAGGGAGAGCAGGTGTATGCTGCTGACG TTCTTCATTATTGTGCTGATAATCTTCCTCGTGGAGGTTGCAGGAGCTGTGGTGCTGCTCGTCTTCCAGGGTTTG GCTGATCAGCTGCTTCTGGGTCTGGAGGATGAAGTTagaaaaagcattaaaaatgagTATGGAAACAATGGAAGTCTGACCTCTCTCTGGGACGCCACCATGGAGGAG TTTCAGTGCTGCGGATACAGGAACTACTCAGATTTTAATGGCTCCCCATTTTTCTATACCCACGGAGGAAATGTTTATCCACCCACATGTTGCAATGCAACCACCACCGATGGTATATGCCTGAAAAAAGCAGCGGAACTTTCG GTGATGCCTGGCTGCTTTGACAAGCTGTTACAGCTGATTGAGGAGAATGCTGTGATCATTGCAGCTGTAGCTCTGGGAATCGCTGCTCTTGAG ATCGCTGCCATGGTGGTTTCTATGGTTCTCTACAAGAATATTGGCACCAAGGGATGA
- the rab3da gene encoding RAB3D, member RAS oncogene family, a, which produces MHSLEIRERSAVQQRTPIGFQVEVEDRGEDGRTEETDPQTPSTMAVARDPGAGLEQRDAADQNFDYMFKLLIIGNSSVGKTSFLFRYADDSFTSAFVSTVGIDFKVKTIYRNDKRVKLQIWDTAGQERYRTITTAYYRGAMGFLLMYDITSQESFCAVQDWATQIKTYSWGNAQVALVGNKLDLEEDRQVPIEDARRLATELGFQFFEASAKDNINVKQVFDKLVDVICEKMNESPNGDASPSASHKGADLKETPSRSSQGGCAC; this is translated from the exons ATGCACAGTCTGGAGATCCGGGAGCGGAGCGCCGTACAGCAGCGCACACCCATCGGCTttcaggtggaggtggaggaccGCGGAgaggacggacggacggaggAGACAGACCCACAAACACCATCCACG ATGGCAGTAGCCAGAGATCCCGGGGCGGGCCTGGAGCAGAGAGATGCGGCCGACCAAAACTTTGACTACATGTTTAAGCTGTTGATCATCGGGAACAGCAGCGTGGGGAAGACCTCCTTCCTGTTCCGCTATGCAGATGACTCCTTCACTTCAGCCTTTGTCAGCACAGTGGGCATCGACTTCAAAGTCAAAACCATCTACAGGAACGACAAGAGGGTCAAACTTCAGATCTGG GACACTGCGGGGCAGGAGCGCTACCGGACCATCACCACAGCTTACTACAGAGGAGCTATGGGATTCCTGCTGATGTACGATATCACAAGCCAGGAGTCGTTCTGTGCTGTACAGGACTG GGCAACCCAGATCAAGACGTACTCCTGGGGCAACGCTCAAGTAGCGCTGGTAGGCAATAAGCTGGACTTGGAAGAAGACAGGCAGGTCCCCATTGAAGATGCCCGAAGACTGGCTACAGAGCTcg GCTTCCAGTTCTTCGAGGCCAGTGCCAAAGACAACATCAACGTGAAGCAGGTTTTTGATAAGCTGGTCGACGTCATCTGCGAGAAGATGAATGAGAGCCCCAACGGTGACGCCAGTCCATCAGCCAGTCACAAGGGAGCCGACCTGAAGGAGACGCCATCCCGCAGCAGCCAGGGTGGCTGTGCATGCTGA
- the pld6 gene encoding mitochondrial cardiolipin hydrolase: MAAMWTVKVVGLGVVALSLSLELLWWLHRRLRPGKPLNEVLFFPSEIACVEHIFTPSSPSSCLCSLPHGLETSFSRLLRHILSASTSLDLCIFAFSNMDLSRAVLALLSRGITIQVLSDKDYSAITGSQIGVLRKAGICVRCDKGSVHMHHKFAVVDDRLLITGSLNWTLNAVQSNMENILVTEEPDLVRPFIKEFNRLWALNDPARYRHSNGQKLEPLR; this comes from the exons ATGGCAGCGATGTGGACGGTGAAGGTGGTCGGCCTAGGTGTGGTGgccctctctctcagtctggaGTTGTTATGGTGGCTCCACCGGCGCCTCAGGCCTGGAAAACCCCTGAATGAGGTCCTCTTCTTTCCCTCAGAGATAGCCTGTGTGGAGCACATCTTCACTCCCTCTTCACCGTC TTCCTGTTTGTGCTCATTGCCCCATGGTTTAGAGACTTCCTTCTCCCGTCTTCTCCGCCACATCCTGTCTGCTTCAACCTCTCTGGACTTGTGCATCTTTGCCTTTTCCAACATGGACCTGAGCAGGGCTGTGCTAGCGCTGCTTAGCAGGGGCATCACCATCCAAGTCCTCTCTGACAAGGACTACTCCGCCATCACTGGCTCCCAGATTGGGGTCCTTCGCAAGGCAG GGATCTGTGTGCGGTGCGACAAGGGCTCCGTGCACATGCATCACAAGTTTGCCGTGGTGGACGACCGGCTCCTCATCACCGGCTCCCTCAACTGGACGCTGAATGCCGTGCAGAGCAACATGGAGAACATCCTCGTCACCGAGGAGCCGGACCTGGTGCGACCCTTCATCAAGGAGTTCAACAGGTTATGGGCGCTCAACGATCCGGCCAGATACCGCCACTCAAATGGCCAAAAGCTTGAACCTTTGAGGTAG